The nucleotide window GCCCGGAGCGTTACTGCGGGTCCGGGCCCGTCGCGACCGGCCGGGACGCGTCGGAGGACCACTCGGACCAGGAGCCCGCGTACAGAGCCGCCCGGTGTCCGGCGAGCTCCAGCGCCAGCACCTCGTGGGCACCGGAGACTCCCGAACCGCAGTAGACGCCGATCGCACCGGCGTCCCCGTCGGCTCCCAGCCCGCCGAACCGTGCGGCAAGCCGCTCGGCCGGCAGGAACCGGCCGTCCTCGCCGACGTTCTCCGCCGTCGGCGCCGAGACGGCGCCCGGAATATGACCGCCGACCCGGTCGATCGGCTCCACGTCACCTCGGTAGCGCTCGGCGGCCCGCGCGTCGAGCAGCAGCCCGGAACGGGCGAGTGCGGCGGCCGCATCCGCGTCGAGCAGCGGCAGCGCCCCCGGCTCCGGCCGGAAGTCGCCCTCGGCGGGCGTCGGCGTCCCGGTCGAGAGCTCGCCGGACCAGGCCGCGAGACCGCCGTCCAGCACCCTGACGTCAAGATGCCCGGTCCAGCGCAGCAGCCACCAGGCTCGGGCCGCGGCCCAGCCCTGACCACCGTCGTAGACCACCACGGGGGTGTCGCGGGAGACCCCGGCGCGGCGCATCACCGCCCCGAACTCCTCCGGGTCGGGCAGGGGGTGCCGGCCGCCCTTGCCCGCCGGTCCCGCGAGCTCCGCGTCGAGATCGACGAAGACCGCACCGGGCAGGTGCCCGGCTTCGTAGTCGGGGCGGCCGTGCGGACCACCCAGTTGCCAGCGGATGTCCAGGAGCACCGGCGGACGTGGCCCCGCCGACTCGCTCGCACATTCGGATGCGGTGATGATGGGCTTCATGCCTGCCATCCTCGCGCAGGATCCACCCGGCTCGTAGCGGCCGCCGACAGGGACATGTCCACACGAATCGGAACACCCATGTCGAGAAGCCGTCGTAATGCGGCGCGGCCGGGGCCCGTCTCGCGTCAGGTGGTGCAAGCATCTGCACGGACGTACATCATTCCCCCACCCCCGGGCCGGTGTACCGGTCCTGTCCTTTCGTACGGCCACACAATGGTCCGAGGAGAGAGAAGACGATGACCGAGGCTGCCGAGCGGCGCACACCCGGAACGCCGTGCTGGGTAAGTCTGATGGTGCACGGGCTGACGGGCACCCAGGAGTTCTACGCGGCCCTGTTCGGCTGGGAGTTCCGGCCGGGGCCCGCTCAGCTGGGACCGTACGTCCGGGCACTGCTCGACGGCAAGGAGGTCGCGGGGCTCGGACAGCTGGCCCCCGACCGGCACCTGCCGATCGCCTGGACGACCTATCTCGCCACCGACGACGCCGACCTCACCGCGGAGACGATCCGTTCCTGCGGGGGAACGGTCGCGGTCGGGCCCCTCGACGCGGGCGAGGCCGGCCGGCTGGCCATCGCCTCCGACCCGAGCGGGGCGGTCTTCGGTCTCTGGCAGGCAGCCGCCCACCTCGGTACGGCCCTGGAGGGCGCCCCGGGGACCCCGGTCTGGAACGAGCTGGTGACCCGGGAGACCGCGACGGTCGGCAAGTTCTACCAGGCGGTCTTCGGCTTCGAGACGGAGGCGGAGGTCTCCGCCGACTTCGACTACCAGACACTGCGCCTGGACGGCCGCCCCGTGGCCTCGATGCATGGTGTGGGGCACGCGCTGCCGCGCGACCGGGGACCGCACTGGATGACCCACTTCGAGGTCGCCGACACCGACGAGGCCGCGGCCCGGGTGGTCGAGCTCGGCGGGCACGTCCTGCAGCCCCCGGCCGACGGCGCGACGGGGCGGCTGGCGACCGTCTCGGACCCGGAGGGCGCGCTCTTCACGATCGTACGGTCGGCCGCTCGCTGATCCGGGCCGCCCGGCTCAGCCCCGCCGTCCCCCGGGTGCCTTCACGGTGATCACCAGACCGGCCATCAGGCCGGCGAGGAGCACGCTGCCGATCGCCCAGGGGAGTGTGGCGGTGTAGGCACCGAGCAGTTCGCCGGTGAGCTCCTCGGCCGGCACCGCGTGCAAGCTGGCCGTGACGACCGTGCTGAGCACCGCCGAGCCCAGCATGAGACCCAGGTGCTGGGCCGCCGTGATGGCCGCGGACACGGCTCCCGCGCGGTGCGGGCCGACGGCCGCGGTGGCGACGGCGAGGAGCGGCATGAAGGCCAGACCCGTGCCGAAGCCGGTCAGGACCATGCCGGGCAGGATCTGGGCCGCGTAGGCGGCATCCGCCTCCAGGCCGGTCAGGAACAGCATTCCGACGGCCGTGATCACCAGCCCCGGCACGATCAGGACCCGGGGCGCGACCCGGCCCATCAGGCGCGCGGACACCTGCGTGGAGCCGATGACGAGCGCGACGATCATGGGCAGAAAAGCCGCACCGACCATGACGGGGGCGTATCCGCCGACGCTTGGGAGAGAGAAGGCCAGGACCGCGAACGAGAGCAGGGCACCGACGCCGGCCAGGAGCATGGCGAGGAAGCAGCCGAGGCGGTCATGGCCTCTGACCTCGGACGAGGCGACGGTCGCCGCGGGGATGGACTCCGTCCGCGTGGTCTGCCACGCCAGGAAGACCACGAGCAGGATGATGCCCAGCACGAGCGGCACCACGACCAGCGGGACCGTCCAGCCGCGCGGCTCCCCTTCGGACAGGCCGTAGGTGAGGGCGAGGAGTCCGCCGGTACCGAGCAGCGTCCCGACCGTGTCGGGGCGGGCGTCGGTGCGGCGGGGGGCGTCGCGCGGCAGCGTCAGCGCGCCGACGAGGATGATCACGGCGAGGGCGACGCCGGTGTACAGGGACCACCGCCACATCAGGATCTCGAGGAGCCATCCACCGGCGGCCAGTCCCAGCGCCGAGCCGCCGCCCGCGATCACGGCGTAGACGCCGAATGCCGTGCGCCGTTCCTTCGCATCGGTGAAACCGCTGACCACCAGGGCGAGAGCGGACGGCGTCACCAGCGCGCCGGCGACACCCTGCAGCAGACGCGCCACCACCAGGATGAGCGAATCGCCGGCCGAGCCGGCGAGCGCGGAGGCGAGCGCGTATCCGACGAGGCCGATGATCAGAGTGGGTCTGCGCCCCACGCGGTCCGCGAGGTATCCGCCGTAGCAGCAGCAGTCCACCGAAGCCGAGCGCGTAGGCCGTGAACATCAGGGTGACGTCGTCACGGGACATCGCCAGATCGGCCTGGACGGAAGGAACGGCCATGATGAACGCCTCCGCGTCGAGCAGCACCAGCAGCTGCGCGAGGGCGATCACCACCAGTCCCCACCAGCGCCTGGAGTGTGGGGGCGCGGCGTCCTGGAAGCCGGGTGGGGCCGGTTGTGCGGGCCAGGCGCCCGGGAGCGGGCCCGGCGGCGGACCGAAACCGGGCGCGAAGCCCGCGTGCGCCGGAGCCGTGGGAACGTACGCGGGCGGCGCGGGAAGCGGCTGGGGCCGCACGGCCGGAATGCGGGGGTCCGGGTCTGGTTGTACGACCGGTGTCTGGACGGGCAGTTCGGGGGCGTAGTCCAGCAACGCGGCAGCGTGACGGCCCAGTTGCGCCAGGACCGCGCCCGGCAGCCACTCCCCGGCCGGGGCCTTCGCCGTGCGCTCGGCGACCTGCTGGGGCGTGGGCCGCTTGGCCGGGTCCTTCTCCAGGCAGTCGCGTACGAGTTCGACGAGCGTCTCCGGTACGCCGGTCAGGTCCGCCTCGTCCTCGGCGATCCGGAAGAGGTGGGCGGGCAGGCCGGTGTCCGCGGCGCCGAACAGGAGGCGCCCGGTGGAGGCGTGGACGAGGACTGCGCCCAGGCAGAAGACATCGCTGGCCGGGGTGAGTTCGAGGCCGCGCACCTGTTCCGGTGACATGAAGCCGGGGGAACCGATCAGCATGCCGGTACGGGTGTGCAGGCTGTCCCCGGCGAGGCTGTCCATGGCCCGTGCGATACCGAAATCGATGACGCGGGGGCCGTCGACGGTGACGAGGACGTTGGACGGCTTCAGGTCACGGTGGATCAGACCCGCCTCGTGCACGCCCCGCAGAGCGAGGGCGAGGCGGTTGGCGAGGGTGTGTACCGAATGCTCGGGCAGGGGACCGTAGTCCTCGGCCACGACCGTACTCAGGTCGGGCCCCGGGATGTACTGGGTCGCCACCCAGGGGATGGCGGCCTCGGGGTCGGCGTCGAGCACCGCCGCCGTCCAGCTCCCGCCGACCCGCCGCGCGGCGGCCACCTCACGGGCGAAGCGCCTGCGGAACTCTGAGTTCCCGGCGTACTCGGCCTGCACGACCTTCACGGCCACGGTGCGTCCGGCTTCGGAGCGCCCCAGATAGACCAGCCCCATGCCGCCCTCACCCAGCCGGGCGATCAGGCGGTACGGGCCTATGTGTGCCGGGTCATCGGCGGTCAGCTGCTTCACTCGAGAAAGATAGTCCGGCTGTCCCGAGGGAGGTGAGGTGATCGGCCGAATCGTGTCGGGCGGAGTTGACGGGCAGGAAGTCCGGGGCGAGGTGAACTTGATCCGCTTTGAGGGGCATCCACGCGTGTCTCCTCGCCCGGCTCGGGTCACCGGCGCCCGCGCACCCGGCAGTGAACGACGGCCGTTTCGGCCGACACCCCTCAGTCGGAGGCCACCGGCAGGACGTCGGGCGAGAGCGCGCCGGCGTGGACCGAACCGCTCGTCATACGGCGACGATGG belongs to Streptomyces finlayi and includes:
- a CDS encoding VOC family protein, translated to MTEAAERRTPGTPCWVSLMVHGLTGTQEFYAALFGWEFRPGPAQLGPYVRALLDGKEVAGLGQLAPDRHLPIAWTTYLATDDADLTAETIRSCGGTVAVGPLDAGEAGRLAIASDPSGAVFGLWQAAAHLGTALEGAPGTPVWNELVTRETATVGKFYQAVFGFETEAEVSADFDYQTLRLDGRPVASMHGVGHALPRDRGPHWMTHFEVADTDEAAARVVELGGHVLQPPADGATGRLATVSDPEGALFTIVRSAAR
- a CDS encoding MFS transporter; this translates as MGRRPTLIIGLVGYALASALAGSAGDSLILVVARLLQGVAGALVTPSALALVVSGFTDAKERRTAFGVYAVIAGGGSALGLAAGGWLLEILMWRWSLYTGVALAVIILVGALTLPRDAPRRTDARPDTVGTLLGTGGLLALTYGLSEGEPRGWTVPLVVVPLVLGIILLVVFLAWQTTRTESIPAATVASSEVRGHDRLGCFLAMLLAGVGALLSFAVLAFSLPSVGGYAPVMVGAAFLPMIVALVIGSTQVSARLMGRVAPRVLIVPGLVITAVGMLFLTGLEADAAYAAQILPGMVLTGFGTGLAFMPLLAVATAAVGPHRAGAVSAAITAAQHLGLMLGSAVLSTVVTASLHAVPAEELTGELLGAYTATLPWAIGSVLLAGLMAGLVITVKAPGGRRG
- a CDS encoding sulfurtransferase, with the translated sequence MKPIITASECASESAGPRPPVLLDIRWQLGGPHGRPDYEAGHLPGAVFVDLDAELAGPAGKGGRHPLPDPEEFGAVMRRAGVSRDTPVVVYDGGQGWAAARAWWLLRWTGHLDVRVLDGGLAAWSGELSTGTPTPAEGDFRPEPGALPLLDADAAAALARSGLLLDARAAERYRGDVEPIDRVGGHIPGAVSAPTAENVGEDGRFLPAERLAARFGGLGADGDAGAIGVYCGSGVSGAHEVLALELAGHRAALYAGSWSEWSSDASRPVATGPDPQ